A single region of the Mycobacterium avium subsp. avium genome encodes:
- the bcp gene encoding thioredoxin-dependent thiol peroxidase yields MTETTRLAPGDKAPAFSLPDADGKTVKLSDFKGRKVIVYFYPAALTPGCTKQACDFRDSLAELNGAGLDVVGISPDKPEKLAKFRDAEKLTFPLLSDPDRKVLTAYGAYGEKQMYGKTVTGVIRSTFVVDEKGRIAVAQYNVKATGHVAKLRRDLSV; encoded by the coding sequence TTGACCGAGACCACGCGGCTCGCACCGGGCGACAAAGCGCCCGCCTTCAGCCTGCCCGACGCCGACGGCAAGACCGTGAAGCTGTCCGACTTCAAGGGCCGCAAGGTGATCGTGTACTTCTATCCGGCCGCGTTGACGCCGGGATGCACCAAGCAGGCGTGCGACTTTCGGGACAGCTTGGCCGAGCTCAACGGCGCCGGCTTGGACGTCGTCGGCATCTCCCCCGACAAGCCCGAGAAGCTGGCCAAGTTCCGCGACGCCGAGAAGCTGACCTTCCCGCTGCTGTCCGACCCGGACCGCAAGGTGCTGACGGCCTACGGCGCCTACGGCGAAAAGCAGATGTACGGCAAGACGGTCACCGGCGTCATCCGCTCCACCTTCGTGGTCGACGAGAAGGGCAGGATCGCCGTCGCCCAGTACAACGTGAAGGCCACCGGTCACGTCGCCAAGCTCCGCCGCGACCTGTCCGTCTAG
- a CDS encoding DUF3556 domain-containing protein, whose product MGFIRPNLPVVDVAEWSARPRAERLVPMARHIAENGFGTPLVMHVMYGVKIALYVLGGWLFAWSTRGIGGFAEVGAWWSEPIVFQKAVLYTMLFEVVGLGCCFGPLAGRYFPPMGSILYWLRPGTIRLPPWPNRIPLTRGSTRTPLDAALYGALLVLLVGALVSDGSGPIPALDTAIGVLPRWQTAAILGVLAVIALRDKVIFLAARGEVYAPLALVFLFGGADVVVGAKVAFMVIWLGAATSKLNRHFPFVISTMLANNPFIPSGPLKRSMFRRYPDDLRPSALAGFIAHFSTAVEGLVPLVLFCSTGGWPTALAAFVMIVFHLNILLAFPMGVPLEWNVFMIFGVLWLFVAHARVGLSSVADPWPIALLFVVMAGTVVVGNLYPRKVSFLPGMRYYAGNWDTTLWCVRPSADEKIRVGARALGPMQHLQLERLYGSKEETLIPLHLALAFRGMNTHGRALLTLAHRAMADYDEDDYNLCEGEVLCAMVLGWNFGDGHLHNECLIEALQQRCGFEPGEVRVVILDAQPIHRQTQEYRLVDAATGEFERGYCTVDDMATAQPWADDIPVYVQTGRVSDS is encoded by the coding sequence ATGGGATTCATCCGGCCCAATCTGCCCGTCGTCGATGTGGCCGAGTGGAGCGCGCGGCCCCGCGCCGAGCGGCTGGTGCCGATGGCACGCCACATCGCCGAGAACGGGTTCGGCACGCCGCTGGTGATGCACGTGATGTACGGCGTGAAGATCGCGCTGTACGTCCTCGGCGGCTGGCTGTTCGCCTGGTCCACCCGGGGCATCGGCGGCTTCGCCGAGGTCGGCGCCTGGTGGTCGGAGCCGATCGTGTTCCAGAAGGCGGTGCTCTACACGATGCTGTTCGAGGTCGTCGGCCTCGGTTGCTGCTTCGGCCCGCTGGCCGGGCGCTATTTCCCGCCGATGGGTTCCATCCTGTACTGGTTGCGGCCCGGCACAATTCGGTTGCCGCCGTGGCCGAATCGAATCCCGTTGACCCGGGGCAGCACCCGGACGCCGTTGGACGCCGCGCTGTACGGCGCCCTGCTGGTGCTGCTGGTGGGGGCGCTGGTCTCCGACGGCAGCGGGCCGATTCCCGCTCTGGACACGGCAATCGGCGTGCTGCCGCGCTGGCAGACCGCCGCGATTTTGGGCGTGCTGGCCGTGATCGCCCTGCGCGACAAGGTCATCTTCCTGGCCGCGCGCGGCGAGGTGTATGCGCCCCTGGCGCTGGTGTTCCTGTTCGGCGGGGCGGACGTGGTGGTCGGGGCGAAGGTGGCCTTCATGGTGATCTGGCTGGGCGCGGCCACGTCGAAGCTCAACCGGCACTTCCCGTTCGTCATCTCGACGATGCTGGCCAACAACCCGTTCATCCCGTCCGGGCCGCTCAAGCGCTCGATGTTCCGGCGCTATCCCGACGACCTGCGGCCCAGCGCGCTGGCCGGGTTCATCGCGCACTTCTCCACCGCGGTCGAGGGCCTGGTGCCGCTGGTGCTCTTCTGTTCAACCGGGGGCTGGCCGACGGCGCTCGCCGCGTTCGTGATGATCGTGTTCCACCTCAACATCCTGCTGGCCTTCCCGATGGGCGTGCCGCTGGAGTGGAACGTGTTCATGATCTTCGGGGTGCTGTGGCTGTTCGTCGCGCATGCGCGGGTGGGGTTGTCGAGCGTCGCCGACCCGTGGCCGATCGCCCTGCTGTTCGTGGTGATGGCCGGCACCGTCGTCGTCGGCAACCTGTACCCGCGCAAGGTGTCCTTCCTGCCGGGCATGCGCTACTACGCGGGCAACTGGGACACCACGCTGTGGTGCGTGCGGCCGTCGGCCGACGAGAAGATCCGGGTCGGCGCTCGCGCGCTGGGCCCGATGCAGCACCTGCAGCTGGAGCGGCTGTACGGCAGCAAGGAGGAGACCCTGATCCCGCTGCACCTGGCGCTGGCGTTCCGGGGCATGAACACCCACGGGCGCGCGCTGCTCACCCTGGCGCACCGGGCGATGGCCGACTACGACGAGGACGACTACAACCTGTGCGAGGGCGAAGTGCTGTGCGCCATGGTGCTGGGCTGGAACTTCGGCGACGGCCACCTGCACAACGAATGCCTGATCGAGGCGCTGCAGCAGCGCTGCGGGTTCGAGCCGGGCGAGGTGCGGGTGGTGATCCTGGACGCCCAGCCCATCCACCGCCAGACGCAGGAGTACCGGTTGGTCGACGCGGCGACGGGCGAATTCGAGCGCGGCTACTGCACCGTCGACGACATGGCCACCGCGCAGCCGTGGGCCGACGACATTCCGGTGTACGTCCAGACCGGCCGGGTCAGCGATTCCTGA
- the acpS gene encoding holo-ACP synthase AcpS: MGIVGVGIDLVSIPEFAEQVDQPGTVFSETFTPGERRDASDKSSSAARHLAARWAAKEAVIKAWSGSRFAQRPVLREDIHRDIEVVTDMWGRPRVRLSGDIAKHLADVTIHVSLTHEKDTAAAVAILETP; the protein is encoded by the coding sequence ATGGGAATTGTCGGTGTGGGGATCGATCTCGTCTCGATTCCCGAATTCGCCGAGCAGGTCGACCAGCCGGGAACGGTCTTCTCCGAGACGTTCACGCCGGGGGAGCGCCGCGACGCGTCGGACAAGAGCTCGTCGGCGGCGCGTCACCTGGCGGCCCGCTGGGCCGCCAAGGAGGCCGTGATCAAGGCCTGGTCGGGTTCACGGTTCGCGCAGCGGCCGGTGCTGCGCGAGGACATCCACCGCGACATCGAGGTGGTCACCGACATGTGGGGGCGCCCGCGGGTCCGGTTGAGCGGTGACATCGCCAAGCACCTGGCCGACGTGACGATTCACGTGTCGCTGACGCACGAGAAAGACACCGCCGCCGCGGTGGCGATCCTGGAGACTCCTTGA
- a CDS encoding GNAT family N-acetyltransferase, whose protein sequence is MNTQDDGIAIRHPTEDDWQAVFENQARTFGDPVGPQDLEAWKRRVRLDDILIAEDVSDPKNPFLVGTSIIYPAQLTVPGGANLRAAWLTMIAVASTHQGKGLWAQLSAKGLGILLDRGYPIVCGVPTQTAMYDGFGAGVSSYSHTYAIDRRFAKLRDAPGDDRAREVNAATARRHLPGLYERWCAVTPGAVTRDKAWWADHLEDRTTQRGNGSALHYTIHPDGFLTYRVVGSRQHAFRPPLGTVVVEDFCPITDQAHTELLQTLLVLEMFYRVEIDVPPDDPLPLKLVDQRAAETKGISDFLWVRINDIPEVLGARGYAADTDIVLDVTDPLGLAGGRFQLQTRDGAGKCTPHDGPADLEIGLADLATVYMGAHRGAQLARAKRITELRQGALGRLDAAFGAERAPFCGTVL, encoded by the coding sequence ATGAACACGCAGGACGACGGCATCGCCATTCGGCATCCCACCGAGGATGACTGGCAGGCGGTCTTCGAGAACCAGGCCCGCACCTTCGGCGATCCGGTGGGCCCGCAAGACCTCGAGGCGTGGAAACGCCGGGTCCGCCTCGACGACATTCTCATCGCCGAGGACGTCTCCGATCCGAAGAACCCGTTCCTGGTGGGAACCTCCATCATCTACCCGGCGCAGCTGACCGTGCCCGGCGGCGCCAACCTGCGAGCCGCGTGGTTGACGATGATCGCCGTCGCATCAACGCATCAGGGCAAGGGGCTGTGGGCGCAGCTCAGCGCCAAGGGGCTCGGAATCCTGTTGGACCGCGGCTATCCGATCGTCTGTGGCGTGCCCACCCAGACCGCGATGTACGACGGTTTCGGCGCCGGCGTGTCCAGCTACAGCCACACCTACGCCATCGACCGTCGCTTCGCGAAGCTGCGGGACGCACCCGGCGACGACCGGGCGCGCGAGGTCAACGCCGCAACGGCACGACGTCACCTGCCCGGGCTCTACGAACGATGGTGTGCCGTCACGCCGGGGGCGGTGACCCGGGACAAGGCCTGGTGGGCCGACCACCTGGAAGACCGAACGACCCAGCGCGGCAACGGATCTGCGTTGCACTACACCATCCACCCGGACGGCTTCCTGACCTATCGGGTGGTCGGCTCGCGCCAGCACGCGTTTCGGCCGCCGCTGGGCACGGTGGTGGTCGAGGACTTCTGCCCCATCACCGACCAGGCGCACACCGAGTTGCTGCAGACGCTACTGGTTTTGGAGATGTTCTATCGCGTCGAGATCGATGTGCCGCCCGACGATCCGCTGCCGCTCAAACTCGTCGACCAGCGCGCCGCCGAGACGAAAGGCATCAGCGACTTCCTCTGGGTGCGGATCAACGACATCCCCGAGGTGTTGGGGGCCCGCGGCTACGCCGCCGACACCGACATCGTGCTCGACGTCACAGACCCGCTGGGACTGGCCGGGGGGCGGTTCCAGCTGCAGACGCGCGACGGCGCCGGCAAGTGCACGCCGCACGACGGGCCCGCGGACCTCGAGATCGGGCTGGCCGACCTGGCCACCGTGTACATGGGCGCCCACCGGGGCGCCCAGTTGGCCCGGGCCAAGCGCATCACCGAGCTGCGCCAGGGCGCGCTGGGCCGGCTGGACGCCGCCTTCGGCGCCGAGCGGGCCCCGTTCTGCGGCACGGTGCTGTGA
- a CDS encoding DUF3618 domain-containing protein — translation MADRDPEAIKRDIDVARDQLATTVDSLAERANPRRLADDLKARVIGFVQKPVVLASLAGVGALVVVVAVRRVRNR, via the coding sequence GTGGCGGACCGGGACCCGGAAGCGATCAAGCGAGACATCGACGTCGCCCGTGACCAGCTGGCGACCACCGTCGACTCCCTCGCCGAGCGGGCCAACCCGCGCCGCCTCGCCGACGACCTCAAGGCCCGGGTGATCGGATTCGTGCAAAAGCCGGTAGTGCTGGCGTCGCTCGCCGGGGTGGGGGCGCTGGTCGTGGTGGTGGCGGTGCGCCGGGTCAGGAATCGCTGA
- a CDS encoding dipeptidase, protein MSASRHNSAATRREEGAFASAREITERVREVLPSVRRDLEELVRIESVWADPGRRSEVQRSARAVADLLAQAGFGDVRIVSEGGAPAVIARHPAPPGAPTVLLYAHHDVQPEGDRGQWVSPPFEPTERDGRLYGRGSADDKAGIATHLAAFRAHGGRPPVGVTVFVEGEEESGSPSLGRLLAAHRDTLAADVIVIADSDNWSADTPALTVSLRGLVDCVVEVATLDHGLHSGLWGGVVPDALSVLVRLLASLHDDDGNVAVAGLHETDIATLNYPDYPPERVRADSGLLPGVSEIGSGSVPQRLWAKPAITVIGIDATPIERASNTLIPRARAKISMRVAPGGDAAAHLDALTAHLQQHAPWGAQVSVTRGDIGEPYAIDASGSVYDAARAAFRLAWGTEPIDMGMGGSIPFIAEFAAAFPEAKILVTGVEDPATQAHSINESLHLGVLERAAISEALLLANLANLADLPNPG, encoded by the coding sequence TTGAGCGCGAGCAGACACAATAGCGCCGCGACACGCCGTGAAGAAGGGGCTTTTGCGTCTGCTCGCGAGATAACGGAGCGGGTGCGCGAGGTGCTGCCGTCGGTGCGGCGCGACCTGGAAGAGCTGGTGCGCATCGAATCGGTGTGGGCCGACCCCGGGCGACGGTCCGAGGTGCAGCGCAGCGCGCGGGCGGTGGCAGATTTGTTGGCGCAGGCCGGTTTCGGCGATGTGCGGATCGTCAGCGAAGGCGGCGCGCCGGCGGTCATCGCCCGCCATCCCGCGCCGCCCGGCGCGCCCACCGTGCTGTTGTATGCCCACCACGACGTGCAGCCCGAAGGCGACCGCGGGCAATGGGTCTCGCCGCCCTTCGAGCCCACCGAACGCGACGGCCGGCTCTACGGCCGCGGCAGCGCCGACGACAAGGCCGGCATCGCAACACATTTGGCGGCGTTCCGGGCGCACGGCGGCCGGCCGCCGGTGGGGGTGACGGTCTTCGTAGAGGGCGAAGAGGAATCCGGCTCGCCGTCGTTGGGGCGGTTGCTGGCCGCGCACCGCGACACCCTGGCCGCCGACGTGATCGTCATTGCCGACTCGGACAACTGGAGCGCCGACACGCCGGCGTTGACGGTGTCGCTGCGCGGCCTGGTCGACTGCGTGGTCGAGGTCGCCACCCTCGACCACGGTCTGCACTCCGGGTTGTGGGGTGGGGTGGTGCCCGACGCGCTGAGCGTGCTGGTGCGCCTGCTGGCCAGCCTGCACGACGACGACGGCAACGTGGCCGTCGCCGGACTGCATGAGACAGACATCGCCACGCTGAACTATCCCGACTATCCGCCCGAGCGGGTCCGCGCCGATTCGGGCTTGCTGCCAGGCGTGTCCGAGATCGGCTCGGGCTCAGTGCCGCAACGGCTTTGGGCCAAACCGGCGATCACCGTGATCGGTATCGACGCCACACCCATCGAGCGGGCGTCCAACACGCTGATCCCGCGGGCCCGTGCCAAGATCAGCATGCGGGTGGCGCCCGGCGGCGACGCGGCGGCGCACCTGGACGCGCTGACCGCGCACCTGCAACAGCACGCGCCGTGGGGCGCACAGGTCAGCGTCACCCGCGGGGACATCGGCGAACCCTACGCGATCGACGCCAGCGGCAGCGTCTACGACGCCGCCCGCGCGGCCTTCCGCCTGGCGTGGGGCACCGAGCCGATCGACATGGGCATGGGCGGCTCCATCCCGTTCATCGCCGAATTCGCGGCCGCCTTCCCGGAGGCGAAGATTCTGGTCACCGGCGTGGAAGACCCGGCGACCCAAGCGCACAGCATCAACGAGAGCCTGCATCTGGGCGTGCTGGAACGCGCGGCGATCAGCGAGGCGCTGCTGCTGGCCAACCTGGCCAACCTGGCTGACCTGCCCAACCCGGGCTGA